Proteins encoded together in one Hydrogenobacter hydrogenophilus window:
- a CDS encoding SCO family protein, protein MRKLALFITLVGLMVFNFSCQKKHEFYGFVYDQPAYDFKLIDQDGKEVRLSDYTKQGKVVILFFGYTHCPDVCPTALNTLANMMKKLKEEERQKVQVLFISVDPERDTPSVLKNYVPFFYPTFVGLTGSQEDIKKVAKEYKVYYKKVKGESSAGYLVDHTATIYVITPDMKIKLLYTPAKQDPEKMAKDVEYLLKT, encoded by the coding sequence ATGAGGAAATTAGCGTTATTTATAACATTGGTGGGTCTAATGGTTTTTAACTTCTCATGTCAGAAAAAGCACGAGTTTTACGGCTTTGTCTACGATCAGCCTGCTTACGACTTTAAACTGATCGATCAAGACGGAAAGGAGGTCAGGCTTTCCGATTACACAAAGCAAGGTAAGGTAGTAATTTTATTCTTTGGCTACACTCATTGCCCAGATGTATGTCCCACCGCTCTAAACACCCTTGCCAACATGATGAAAAAGTTAAAGGAAGAAGAAAGACAGAAGGTTCAGGTGCTCTTTATAAGCGTTGACCCAGAAAGGGACACACCAAGCGTGCTTAAAAATTATGTTCCCTTTTTCTACCCTACCTTTGTGGGACTCACGGGAAGCCAAGAGGACATAAAGAAGGTAGCCAAAGAGTACAAGGTTTATTACAAAAAGGTAAAGGGAGAGTCATCCGCAGGATACTTGGTAGACCACACCGCCACCATATACGTTATCACGCCTGACATGAAGATAAAGCTTCTTTACACACCTGCAAAACAAGACCCAGAAAAAATGGCAAAGGATGTAGAATACCTCTTGAAAACTTGA
- the rsmG gene encoding 16S rRNA (guanine(527)-N(7))-methyltransferase RsmG: MEEIFKRNGFELSSNQIKLFEIYLQELKRWNRVHKLTSIEDPEEIVIRHFVDSLTLSWCFVQKGIDIDGKSVCDVGSGAGFPGVPLKIYYKDKIKLTLVESIAKKCAFLEYLKVKLSLDYTVMCKRAEQIPENSFDIVVCRALGKLEDIVPMLWRLSRQFVFIMKGRDLPEGYDYCEINTHDIKNNYILFLPKTT, encoded by the coding sequence ATGGAGGAAATATTCAAAAGGAACGGTTTTGAACTATCTTCTAATCAGATAAAACTTTTTGAGATATACCTGCAAGAACTCAAAAGATGGAACCGAGTGCATAAACTCACATCTATAGAAGACCCTGAAGAGATAGTCATAAGGCATTTTGTGGATTCGCTTACCCTGAGTTGGTGCTTTGTGCAGAAAGGTATAGATATTGATGGAAAGAGCGTGTGCGATGTGGGGTCTGGTGCAGGTTTTCCCGGAGTTCCTTTGAAGATATACTACAAGGACAAAATAAAGCTCACCCTTGTGGAATCAATCGCAAAAAAGTGCGCCTTTCTTGAATACTTAAAGGTAAAGCTAAGTCTTGATTATACTGTAATGTGCAAAAGGGCGGAGCAAATTCCGGAAAATTCTTTTGATATAGTAGTGTGCAGAGCCTTGGGTAAATTAGAGGATATAGTTCCTATGCTTTGGAGGCTATCCCGTCAGTTTGTCTTTATAATGAAGGGCAGAGATCTTCCTGAAGGCTACGATTATTGCGAAATAAACACGCACGACATTAAAAACAACTATATCCTTTTCCTTCCAAAAACCACATAA
- the lgt gene encoding prolipoprotein diacylglyceryl transferase, with product MFPVLIELFGIKIYTYGVLVAIGALIAYFLSLRFAKKEGLNTSHVENTLLMALFFGVVGGRLAYVVEHPEQVHSLLDVFAIWNGGMDFFGGLLGGILGAIVGMVIYRLPLWKTGDIAALSLTVAHAIGRLGCTSAGCCYGQPFPADGVNTPGIHFTDKFPFFYMVFPEGAVAPPYTPLYPTQLMEFFGLILIFLILMMAYRKKPFDGFVFSLYMMLYGLLRFFLEFYRGVTPPISGIGLTWNQLVSIGMIVISPLLMLSLKTSKKVQSA from the coding sequence ATGTTTCCTGTGCTTATTGAACTTTTTGGTATAAAAATTTACACTTACGGAGTGCTTGTTGCCATAGGTGCTCTTATAGCTTACTTTTTGAGCCTAAGGTTTGCAAAAAAAGAGGGATTAAATACGTCTCATGTAGAAAACACTCTACTTATGGCTCTGTTTTTTGGAGTGGTTGGTGGAAGGTTAGCTTATGTGGTAGAGCATCCTGAGCAAGTGCATAGCCTATTAGATGTGTTTGCCATATGGAACGGTGGCATGGACTTTTTTGGTGGACTCTTGGGTGGCATCTTGGGAGCTATAGTGGGGATGGTCATATACAGACTGCCATTGTGGAAAACGGGTGACATAGCTGCTTTGTCTTTAACTGTAGCGCATGCCATTGGAAGGCTTGGATGCACCTCCGCTGGATGTTGTTATGGACAGCCTTTCCCTGCTGACGGTGTAAACACACCTGGCATACACTTTACTGATAAGTTTCCCTTCTTTTATATGGTCTTTCCAGAAGGTGCGGTAGCTCCACCTTATACACCACTTTACCCTACTCAACTCATGGAGTTTTTTGGTTTGATCCTGATTTTCCTAATCTTGATGATGGCTTACAGGAAGAAACCTTTTGACGGCTTTGTTTTCTCTCTGTATATGATGCTTTACGGTCTTTTGAGGTTCTTCCTTGAGTTTTACAGAGGTGTGACGCCACCCATATCAGGGATAGGTCTAACTTGGAATCAGCTTGTTTCTATAGGTATGATAGTAATCTCGCCTTTGCTTATGTTGTCCCTAAAGACAAGTAAAAAAGTTCAGTCCGCGTGA
- the gatB gene encoding Asp-tRNA(Asn)/Glu-tRNA(Gln) amidotransferase subunit GatB, producing MEFEPVIGLEIHVQMDTKTKMFCSCPVEFGAEPNTKVCPVCLGLPGSLPVVNKKAVEYAIRAGLALNCEVRHRSVFARKNYFYPDLPKGYQISQYEEPLAVNGWLEIEGKRIRIRRLHIEEDAGKNLHEGSKTYVDLNRAGTPLMEIVTEPDIDSPELARLFLEELRNIMRYTGVSKADMEKGQLRCDINVSIRPKGSKELGTRVEIKNVNSFRFVQKAIESEIERQIKILSSGGQVVQETRTFDPATGLTHPMRTKEEAEDYRYFPDPDLLPLVIPQEWIDEIKNTMPELPHQRRERFVKEYGLTPYEAKVMTDMKAVGDFFESAMKVLPEPKLLANWLLNDLLGLLNDMQKDIEESPVSPTQLAKLVRFIKDGTLSSKLAKEVLKHMVETGKDPEIIVEEKGLKQISNEEDIKRIVQDVLQKHPSEVERYIKGEEKLLGFLVGQVMKATKGKANPQLVNKILLELLKAHAD from the coding sequence ATGGAGTTTGAGCCTGTAATAGGTCTTGAGATACACGTGCAGATGGACACAAAAACTAAGATGTTCTGTTCTTGCCCTGTTGAATTTGGAGCAGAGCCAAACACTAAAGTGTGTCCCGTGTGTCTGGGTCTTCCGGGAAGTCTGCCTGTTGTTAACAAAAAGGCTGTGGAGTATGCTATAAGAGCAGGTCTTGCCTTAAACTGCGAAGTAAGGCACAGATCCGTTTTTGCAAGGAAGAACTATTTTTACCCGGACCTTCCTAAGGGATACCAGATATCCCAGTACGAAGAGCCCCTCGCAGTAAATGGCTGGCTTGAGATAGAAGGCAAAAGAATAAGGATAAGAAGGCTTCATATAGAGGAGGACGCAGGTAAAAACCTGCACGAAGGTAGCAAGACTTATGTGGATCTAAACAGAGCAGGTACTCCCCTTATGGAGATAGTCACAGAACCTGACATAGACTCTCCAGAGCTTGCAAGACTCTTTTTGGAAGAACTAAGAAACATAATGAGATACACAGGTGTTTCCAAGGCAGACATGGAAAAGGGACAGTTAAGGTGTGATATAAATGTTTCCATAAGACCCAAAGGTTCTAAAGAGCTGGGAACTCGCGTAGAGATAAAAAATGTCAATTCCTTTAGGTTTGTTCAGAAAGCCATAGAGAGCGAGATAGAAAGACAGATAAAAATACTGTCTTCTGGCGGTCAGGTGGTGCAAGAAACGAGAACTTTTGACCCCGCAACAGGTCTTACTCATCCCATGAGAACAAAGGAAGAGGCAGAAGACTACAGGTACTTTCCAGACCCAGACCTTCTACCCTTGGTGATCCCCCAAGAGTGGATAGATGAGATAAAAAACACCATGCCGGAACTCCCACACCAAAGGAGAGAGAGATTTGTCAAGGAATACGGGCTCACTCCTTACGAAGCCAAAGTTATGACGGATATGAAGGCGGTAGGTGATTTCTTTGAATCTGCCATGAAGGTACTTCCAGAACCCAAACTTCTTGCCAACTGGCTATTAAACGACCTTTTGGGACTTCTCAACGATATGCAAAAGGACATAGAAGAGTCTCCAGTGAGTCCCACACAACTTGCTAAGCTCGTTAGGTTTATAAAAGACGGAACGCTATCTTCCAAGCTTGCCAAAGAGGTCCTCAAGCATATGGTAGAGACAGGAAAAGACCCAGAGATTATCGTAGAAGAAAAAGGATTAAAACAGATAAGCAACGAAGAGGATATAAAGAGAATAGTACAAGATGTTTTACAGAAACACCCTTCTGAGGTAGAAAGGTACATCAAAGGAGAGGAAAAACTCTTGGGCTTTTTGGTAGGTCAGGTGATGAAGGCAACTAAGGGTAAAGCAAATCCTCAGTTAGTTAATAAAATCCTGCTGGAGCTTTTGAAGGCTCACGCGGACTGA